The Rhinoderma darwinii isolate aRhiDar2 chromosome 12 unlocalized genomic scaffold, aRhiDar2.hap1 SUPER_12_unloc_10, whole genome shotgun sequence genome window below encodes:
- the LOC142698101 gene encoding protein kinase C delta type-like translates to MTLRLHSVLPIRFYTAEMICGLQFLHGHNIVHRDLKPENIMLDADGHVRIIDLGLAQDGVTASNKIRGVSGTLHYMAPEVLLRKKYGSAVDWWSLGIVVSRMAAGRSPFYNGPVRQMAIKAITTAKPKFPTWLNPDVKHLTKRLVRKNSKRRLGVCGNIREHPFFSTIGWEELQERRAQPPFTPFVPVLENQHLKWPENNKALHPLAGFSFMSPSWTR, encoded by the exons atgacattgagactccactctgttctccccatcagattctacacagcagagatgatatgtggcctccagttcctccatggacacaacatcgtccaccg agatctaaagccggagaatataatgttggatgcagatggccacgtccgtatcatcgacctgggattggcccaagatggcgtcaccgcctccaataagatccgtggagtgtcgggaacgttgcattacatggcccccgaggtgcttcttagaaaaaaatacggctccgcagttgactggtggagcctggggattgtggtgtccaggatggcagcaggacgctccccattttacaacggccccgtcaggcaaatggctatcaaagccatcaccaccgcgaagcctaaatttccaacttggcttaatcctgacgtgaaacatctgaccaagagactggtccgtaaaaattctaagaggcgcctcggtgtgtgcgggaacatcagagagcatccattcttctccaccatcggctgggaggaactgcaggagaggagggcacagccaccatttacaccatttgtgcccgttctggagaaccaacatctgaagtggccagagaataacaaagcccttcaccccttggccgggttcagcttcatgtcaccaagctggacccgataa